Within Rhododendron vialii isolate Sample 1 chromosome 12a, ASM3025357v1, the genomic segment CGTTGATAGGTTCTTCCCTGATCACGATTTTGTCATCGGGATCTTCAATTGCAGCGGCTGGTGGCTCCGCCACTACATCGACTTATTATCAAGCTACACGCGCCACCAGATCATCAACCTCGATGAAGAAAAGGCCGTCCATTGCTTCCCATCGGCGATCATAGGGCTCATATCACACGGTGCCTCGATCGTGGACCCGACATTGCAACGCGGGCACCATCCCAAGACACTACACGATTTTCACTCGTTCATTGCGGCTacatactccaaaagccatgcACCATTACGAAATGAAACTAACGTGGACTACTCACCACCACTACTGCCACCATCGCTACCCTGGAGGTTGGAAGGCCGACCAAGGCTTGTGTTACTGAATCGAAAAGGCGCTCGGACGATCTTGAACATCGACAAGGTTTATCAAGCCGCGCTGGAGGTGGGGTTTGACACAGTTGTTTACGAGCCAAGCAGGGAGACCTCACTGCATCAAGATTTTAGGCTCATTGATAGTAGCCATGCACTAATAGCCGTGCATGGCGCGGGATTAACAAACATGTTGTTCCTTCGAAAGGGATCGGTGTTAATGCAGCTAGCACCAAAAGAATCCGACTGGCTCGGCAGCCTGTTTTACGGGAAAATGGCGGTTCGGTTGGGCCTAGAGTACATGGTTTATGACCTTGGAGAGGATGAGAGCTTATTAGGAATGGACAAAGCTACAAAGGAAAGGTTGGCAAGAGAAGGTGGAACCCTAGAGAATTGGGTATGGTACAAGgaccaaaaaatcaagttagaCGAACTTAGGTTCAAGAAATATTTAAAGAGAGCTTATAAGAAAGCCAAGATATTCATGCAGAAAGAAAGCTTGAAAGTGAATTATTACTCCAAAATGAGACAACAGTTGAAAATAATCGGGAGAAAACTCAAAATTGGTTATATGTAGAAGAAGAAAGTGATTGGAACAGTGGTTATTGTGCAGTCTCCAGAAATCAATTTGATCACTTTATGCAGTCTCCCACACACCTATGGGCACACTTCCTATTTCATTTCTCTAGCTTGTCAAAATAGAAAGAGCTTCATTATACAACAGGAGGATGCAAAAGTACACCAGAGTTCAAAGATTATTGACCCAGTACAACAGAAACAAACCACCGGCAAATGAACCCACATAACGAATGCAATCCAATCAAACAAACACATTGCAGCAGGATGAGCTAAGCGATAAAAAGGACCCTATCGAGAACAGGAATCTCTAAAACCTGTTTGGCCACATGGTAAGCGATTCGAAGCCTACCGCGCAGAACCTTGGTAAGCCGGCATAATCCATTGATCCATGCACCAAAAGGTTCTGCAAATTTGGTTTATCCCCGTAAGATAGATCTTGTTTACATCCAATCTGTAACAAGGCATTTAAACAGTCAGAATACATATGCATACACGCACGTGCCTGCATTTGTGTTTTTTCTCCATGGGTGTGTGACACTACAGTGATTTCAAGTACTAGCTGTGTAGCCATGGAAAAGGATAGTTGTATGCTCAGTTTTGCAAAGAGGAAGAGTCGCAGTAACATGAATACTCTCTTAAAAATGGTTTTTGTGTGAGTGTAGCGAATCACATATGATCACTGCATGTTCTGCTAAATTTCCAAGCTCCATAGGCCAAAAAATTACCATAGCAAATAGCTCCTTGATGCAAGGGAGAATGTATAACAACTAGGCTAACAACTAAGGAAAAAGCTCCATATCTTGAGTAGGAGGAGAGGGCTTAGCTAGATCAAAATCCCAGGTGAATTTAAATAGATGTACGCATGAAAATTAACAGATTATGAAGAATTGGAACTGTTTGGCGAACGCTAAGATAGAACTTCTTTCAAAGAAAATACTAGCAGTGAAATGACACTATAACTTCTTAAATGTTTTGATGCTGTTGCAGTGAAATGTATAATTGCTCTACATTTCTCCATACACAGCAGGACAAGCCCCTAGATTGGCGTCTTGCTAATCTAGGGATTAGGTCTCGGACTGGGCTCTTTGTTGCCTCTCTCCTTGCTCTTCGTAACATCTtcgaagattaataaaaaattttgccgttcaaaa encodes:
- the LOC131309407 gene encoding xylan glycosyltransferase MUCI21-like, with product MTSMKTSSLSLSPGWWLRHYIDLLSSYTRHQIINLDEEKAVHCFPSAIIGLISHGASIVDPTLQRGHHPKTLHDFHSFIAATYSKSHAPLRNETNVDYSPPLLPPSLPWRLEGRPRLVLLNRKGARTILNIDKVYQAALEVGFDTVVYEPSRETSLHQDFRLIDSSHALIAVHGAGLTNMLFLRKGSVLMQLAPKESDWLGSLFYGKMAVRLGLEYMVYDLGEDESLLGMDKATKERLAREGGTLENWVWYKDQKIKLDELRFKKYLKRAYKKAKIFMQKESLKVNYYSKMRQQLKIIGRKLKIGYM